A section of the Kribbella sp. HUAS MG21 genome encodes:
- a CDS encoding ACT domain-containing protein produces MSQLAVTVIGPDRPGIIADVTEALAGTGVNLEDSTMTLLRGHFAMMIVCAGPFDEVQEALEPLRGELVITVREVGPEHEHAPIGAPYMLSVHGADRPGIVAAVTRMIASVGGTITDLTTRLSGGLYVLTAEVELPPTADLETLDRALEVTAEELGVGVTLRPAESDEL; encoded by the coding sequence ATGAGCCAGCTCGCAGTCACCGTCATCGGCCCGGACCGCCCGGGGATCATCGCCGACGTCACGGAGGCCCTGGCCGGGACCGGGGTGAACCTCGAGGACTCGACCATGACGCTGCTGCGCGGCCACTTCGCGATGATGATCGTCTGCGCCGGGCCCTTCGACGAGGTGCAGGAGGCGCTCGAGCCGCTGCGCGGCGAGCTGGTGATCACGGTGCGGGAGGTGGGTCCCGAGCACGAGCACGCGCCGATCGGGGCGCCGTACATGCTCAGCGTGCACGGCGCGGACCGGCCCGGGATCGTGGCGGCGGTGACCCGGATGATCGCGTCCGTGGGCGGCACGATCACCGACCTGACGACCCGGCTGAGCGGCGGGCTGTACGTGCTGACCGCCGAGGTCGAGCTGCCGCCGACGGCGGACCTGGAGACGCTCGACCGGGCCCTCGAGGTCACCGCCGAGGAGCTCGGGGTGGGCGTCACGCTGCGCCCGGCCGAGAGTGACGAGCTGTGA
- a CDS encoding histidine kinase — protein sequence MTEPVRRRTARDWVVDSLVFGCAVLLGLYTYDEGERDPVSRVLLNLDLLSGMVLCASLWFRRRWPVQLALLASVFSVYSDASSGATLVLIMTVAIHRPWRISALIFAANAISLVVYLQVRQKPDAEALMVAAVAVYVAVAGWGFYIRSRRQLLQTLRDRADRAETVATLQAEQAQLRAREEIAREMHDVLGHRLSLLSVHAGALAYRPDASTAEVAGAAEIIRASAHQALQDLREVIGVLRAPVGELPQPAFADLPALVEGSRAAGIPVELTLDAPGALPEHVGRTAYRIVQEGLTNAVKHAPGEPVTISVTGAPGNGLSVELRNPAPSRRRGVGQGLKGLSERAALVDGRLEHGRTPDGQFRLHAWLPWPA from the coding sequence ATGACCGAGCCGGTACGCCGTCGTACTGCCCGTGACTGGGTGGTGGACAGCCTCGTCTTCGGGTGCGCGGTCCTGCTCGGGCTCTACACCTACGACGAGGGCGAGCGCGACCCGGTCAGCCGGGTGCTGCTCAACCTCGACCTGCTGTCCGGCATGGTGCTGTGCGCGTCGCTCTGGTTCCGCCGGCGCTGGCCGGTCCAGCTCGCGCTGCTCGCGTCGGTGTTCTCGGTCTACTCCGACGCCAGCAGCGGCGCGACGCTCGTGCTGATCATGACGGTTGCCATCCACCGGCCGTGGCGGATCTCGGCGCTGATCTTCGCCGCGAACGCCATCAGCCTGGTCGTGTACCTGCAGGTGCGGCAGAAGCCCGACGCCGAGGCGCTGATGGTCGCCGCCGTCGCCGTGTACGTCGCGGTGGCCGGCTGGGGGTTCTACATCCGCTCCCGCCGGCAGCTCCTGCAGACGCTGCGGGACCGCGCCGACCGCGCCGAGACGGTGGCGACACTGCAGGCTGAACAGGCGCAGCTCCGCGCCCGTGAGGAGATCGCCCGCGAGATGCATGACGTCCTCGGGCACCGGCTGTCGCTGCTCAGTGTGCACGCCGGTGCGCTGGCGTACCGTCCGGACGCGTCCACCGCCGAGGTCGCCGGCGCCGCGGAGATCATCCGCGCGAGCGCCCACCAGGCGCTGCAGGATCTCCGGGAGGTCATCGGCGTACTGCGGGCGCCCGTCGGCGAGCTGCCGCAGCCCGCGTTCGCCGACCTGCCCGCGCTGGTGGAGGGTTCGCGCGCGGCCGGCATCCCGGTGGAGCTGACCCTCGACGCCCCCGGCGCGTTGCCCGAGCACGTCGGGCGTACCGCGTACCGGATCGTCCAGGAGGGCCTGACGAACGCGGTCAAGCACGCGCCGGGCGAACCGGTCACGATCAGCGTGACCGGTGCCCCGGGCAACGGATTGTCCGTGGAACTCCGCAACCCGGCGCCCAGCCGCCGCCGCGGCGTCGGTCAAGGACTGAAGGGCCTCAGCGAACGCGCCGCCCTCGTCGACGGCCGGCTCGAACACGGCCGCACCCCCGACGGGCAGTTCCGCCTCCACGCCTGGCTACCGTGGCCCGCATGA
- a CDS encoding response regulator transcription factor, translating to MTIRVLIVDDDPLLRAGLKLMLGGAQDIRVVGEAGDGSGVQSLIDKLAPDVILMDIRMPGTDGLTATEAVRRRPGAPEIVILTTFDADEHVLRALRAGAAGFVLKDTPPAEIVESVRRVAAGQPVLSPAVTKRLITRVADSGHDDRKTKALGRLADLNDREREIAVAVGQGKSNAEISASLYLSVPTVKTHVSRILTKLDLNNRVQIALLVHDAGMLHD from the coding sequence ATGACGATTCGCGTGTTGATCGTGGACGACGATCCATTGCTGCGAGCCGGGCTGAAGTTGATGCTCGGCGGGGCGCAGGACATCCGGGTCGTCGGCGAGGCGGGCGACGGGTCCGGCGTCCAGAGCCTGATCGACAAGCTCGCGCCGGACGTGATCCTGATGGACATCCGGATGCCCGGCACCGACGGGCTGACCGCGACCGAGGCGGTACGCCGTCGTCCAGGCGCTCCCGAGATCGTCATCCTCACCACGTTCGACGCCGACGAGCACGTCCTGCGCGCGCTCCGGGCCGGTGCCGCGGGTTTCGTCCTCAAGGACACCCCGCCCGCCGAGATCGTCGAGTCCGTACGCCGGGTCGCCGCCGGGCAGCCGGTGCTGTCGCCGGCCGTCACCAAACGGCTCATCACCCGCGTCGCCGACTCCGGCCATGACGACCGCAAGACGAAGGCCCTCGGCCGCCTCGCGGACCTCAACGACCGGGAGCGCGAGATCGCCGTCGCCGTCGGCCAGGGCAAGTCGAACGCCGAGATCAGCGCGAGCCTCTACCTCAGCGTCCCGACCGTGAAGACCCACGTCTCCCGGATCCTCACCAAGCTGGACCTCAACAACCGCGTCCAGATCGCGCTCCTGGTCCACGACGCCGGAATGCTCCACGACTAG
- a CDS encoding nitroreductase/quinone reductase family protein yields MASSAWLPPRWVKFAAWRIHRGIYSASGGRLGLSLPRDREHYGTLRLTVPGRRSGQPRSVILGYFEDGPNLVTMAMNGWEDPEPAWWLNLQAHPEAEVVVADGTRSVRGRAAEGAERERLWARWQEIDKHLDAWAARRSRPTQVVVFEPR; encoded by the coding sequence ATGGCGAGTTCGGCGTGGTTGCCGCCGCGGTGGGTGAAGTTCGCGGCGTGGCGGATTCATCGGGGGATCTACTCGGCGAGCGGCGGGCGGCTCGGGTTGTCGTTGCCGCGGGACCGCGAGCACTACGGCACGCTGCGGCTGACGGTGCCCGGGCGCCGGTCCGGGCAGCCGCGGAGTGTGATCCTCGGGTACTTCGAGGACGGGCCGAACCTGGTGACGATGGCGATGAACGGCTGGGAGGACCCGGAACCGGCCTGGTGGCTGAACCTGCAGGCGCATCCCGAGGCCGAGGTCGTGGTCGCCGACGGGACGCGGTCGGTGCGCGGCCGCGCGGCCGAGGGTGCCGAGCGGGAGCGGTTGTGGGCGCGCTGGCAGGAGATCGACAAGCATCTCGACGCCTGGGCGGCGCGACGGTCGAGGCCGACCCAGGTCGTGGTCTTCGAGCCGCGCTAG
- a CDS encoding PadR family transcriptional regulator, whose translation MAGGVSNPLGLVVLAFLQERPMHPYELGRLLKARNKQESIKYRHASLYMVVKQLLRDGYIEPQETSRAGQLPERTVYALTPSGQEELTRQMRELVAVPAKEYPRFEAALALIVVLPPDDVAVLLGDRLEALERRIAELRERVRPSPDVEWVHKIEYEYELALAEAEQRYVARLRAQVASGDVGTLWSGLHPR comes from the coding sequence ATGGCCGGTGGGGTCAGCAATCCGCTCGGCCTGGTCGTGCTCGCCTTCCTGCAGGAGCGGCCGATGCACCCGTACGAGCTCGGCCGGTTGCTGAAGGCACGCAACAAGCAGGAGAGCATCAAGTACCGGCACGCGTCGCTGTACATGGTGGTGAAGCAGCTGCTGCGGGACGGCTACATCGAGCCGCAGGAGACGAGCCGCGCGGGTCAGCTGCCCGAGCGGACGGTGTACGCGCTGACGCCGTCCGGGCAGGAGGAGCTCACGCGGCAGATGCGCGAGCTGGTCGCCGTACCCGCGAAGGAGTATCCGCGGTTCGAGGCCGCGCTGGCGTTGATCGTCGTACTGCCACCGGACGACGTCGCCGTCCTGCTGGGCGATCGGCTGGAGGCACTGGAGCGGCGGATCGCGGAGTTGCGGGAGCGGGTGCGGCCCAGCCCGGACGTGGAGTGGGTGCACAAGATCGAGTACGAGTACGAGCTCGCGCTGGCGGAGGCCGAGCAGCGGTACGTCGCGCGGCTGCGGGCGCAGGTCGCGAGTGGCGACGTCGGGACCTTGTGGTCGGGCCTGCATCCGCGATAG